The genomic region ATTGTTTCTTTAAGAGCGTGCCGCCCGTTGCTTTGGAAAAACAAACCTCTTCTATGTGACCAAATTTATGACAATAAATGCGTTgttgtttcttaaatattgaGCGGACCTTTGTTATTCTTATCGATTAAACTAACTGATTTTGTTTCATGGGCGAGATTTACAGTCACGTTTGTAATGACATGTGAACACACAGTTATAGCAAACAATTTGCAACATGCGACGCTTTAAATGATTTATGCCAAAATGTCTATCAAGACCCACAAAATCAATCGGCGTGTATCATAATAAATCAGATCATACCTGGTCATCTGCAATACCTTCTACCACGAATTTACTATATTCGCATAGTTCCAGCCCGTTCTCAGCCGGTCGATTAGCGCCAACTTTGTAGTGGAGCACTCGATGTATGTTGAAACTCGATCACTTTTTTACCATACCATATCTCGAAAAGGTATTTCCTCTCGCTTCTTAGCTTCTTTtcacgttaaaaataatgtccaCACAGGTAGATGAAGGCTGGCCTCGTAGTGGGTCTACCTTACTTATGCGTTAGACCCGGAAACAAAATGTTTCGTTTTAGGAAAGTGTATCTGCCATTTCTTTTAACAGAGATGCGCACGACATGGTGCTTTACAACCCACACACAACACatgatgttgttgttgttgtgttAACATTCTCACGATTTATTGGTGGAAACTCTGGTTCTTCTCGAACCTCATTAACACTATCTATTTCTTCTTGAACTTCACTAACACTATCACTCGTTTCACTCACTTGCAGATTTGCATCGTTTAACGTAGTCTTACTCTTATTGGAATCGGGGGTAATAAGTGCCGATCCCACCGCTGCTGTCagagaatttaaataactctccataattaattatagttaggtagatatgtgaaataatattaaataatgactcAGTGCGCACACCTTGCGCGGTCGATGGTAGTACCGAGACTATATCATCGAGCTACTGACTCAAGGAATATAAACCATCGCATGGCCCGTAACTCCAtgcatttcatatcaattcaaTATCGCCATTATGTTGTACACCATAGAGTACTTTATAATAGGAAGGTATAGCCACATAACAACTACTCTGTTATAATTCTctcacatatatatatatatataacaatttctaaaattatattaactacCTGAAAAGGTATATAGCCAAAAATTTAAGTTTGTATTTACCACGTATTTACGACTGACGACATGccatagataataaatgttatatgaCGCGTTCacgattgtaaatattaaacataattagaaattgatttttaaaatgaatttgtcaaaaataattttaacttagaaagcatttgataataaaaataattttacgatacataaataaaatacaaacaagttGTTTAAACctaagtagttttttttttttgagtgggaatcgccctaaggtcgcttctggcactcgccggccgctgccgcggcacgctcgcttcgctcgctcggctcgtgcggcagttcaagagttaacctaacacgctcgtcgcttcgctcctcgctacctatttgaatactaaaaaaagtaaaagttaatCGTTTTTAAAAACTGAAGCAAAgtgagatataaaaataacattaaaatgtatcattTATACTCTATgataagctagtatatttGTATTGCTAATCTGTGATCTGCGTCATATTAACTTATCTGTGGCTTGTTGTATTGttgtaaatacaaattattggAACGATTTTTGgctataataaattgttaaaataatattttaacaaaaaaaattgtaatatgtaaataaagtaataggtacatgaatatatttaaaaataatgcgtGTGAGTGGGATATTTAGACATTTTGATACTATAATGGCTTAAGATTTTACTTAAAGTTGCGTttttagtacaaaaataaccttgaaaaatatcattttcaaTTTCGATTTTCACAAAAACTACGCATTTTAGTTGGAAAAGAAAAGCAGTTTGTTAAGAAAATCCACTACCAGCTATCGACTaaacagcaaaaaataatgaaattcggGGACATCGAATCAAATATGCAGCCGACCCGACAGACGTTGCCTTGTCATCGCGAAAGTTTATAGCCGTTATGTTTTcacattttcttaatttttggTGCAAATttcttgaattttttttttttacataagatctCCTCCTGACAATAACAAACACATCAAAGTAAGAATTATGTGATGCTGTGACCAAGGGAAACagggattcattttttaaatagagatATAAAATACTCCTGTCGCGGTGGTTTGTACTCAAACTCCTCCGAAACAACTTGACCGATtcttatgaatttttttaacatctatttttcatatcccTAAGTGATAAGAGTAAGGCAGAATAATGCTTGTCAGGACAAATTGTTTTATGTATAGTTACCATAATGCAAGTTGAGAAGATATTGACAGAGGAGCgacaacatttttaaaaaaatctgttgTAGATATATCAACTTTTGCTCTACAAatgattattcattattatgaaTACGACTGTCAAATGTATTTTAGATCCTTTCTGTAGAGAAAATTATGAAGCTAGTTTCTCGCACAGCTTGAATTGCGaccaatataaaaatgacacTTTTTTCACTCAGAAATAATTCAACTTTCTGATGTTGGGATttccaaattaatttaaagtatttgttagattaaaatctattttttaatttttacttttcatACTGTgtagactagctgtgccgcgtgATTTAACCCGAGAAGGATCAAAATACTGTATTATTCCCATAAATCACTTATTTACCCaacattatcaaaattaatttattggttaaaaaaattacattggTAATAAAAGTAGGAATTTATTGTACACCTTATTTCACAGTActtattaatagtatttttcaGTCTTGGCTGACTCCAAATAATGAGGTAATTATTGAAACAGACATGCTTTGATCGAATTTACATCTAAGATCTATGCCCCCTGGGCTTatgcattaaaaattatgatgaATTAATGGGAActcatattcatttaaaaaatattcaagtatGTAAGTTCATATTCAGACACATAAAAGAGAGTTAGTTATTGATTTTTCTGAAAACTTTAATAACTAGTGGTTTGCCTCAGCTTTGCTAGTGGTACAAAGCACTCAGGGATCACGTACATATCCTatgttgaaataatttttagaaatCGGTCCAGAAGTTTCTTAGATATGCGTGTGAAACACACTCTTCAgttttgtattatgtattaagtTTAGAAATATAGGGCAGTTAcgaaacaatataatatttcatgaattgaataaaaacattatccAATTGATTGAGACACTcgagtaaaaaatattttcagattCCTCCGGCGGCAGCATCGGTTCTAATGGGAGCTGGATCAACGTTAACGGCTCAACCCCAAGTTGCACCACCGATCGCAACGCAATGCTTTATGCTAAATAACATGTTCGACCCAGCCACGTAAGTTTatcgaaatattttatcttatgtttcatattatgttttagtatCTCtcaacttttattatttaatgtgcaataaaaatatctcttaAATTcatttacacaatttttttttgcttgtctttatttattaaataaaataaagcctCGCTCCGATAAACTAAGTAGGTGACAAGAGTAATAACGTCAATATTTGCCTCTCATAATCACCGCTCTTATCTGTTACAGAGAAACGAATCCGAGCTGGGACATTGAGATTCGCGATGACGTTATCGGCGAATGCAACAAACACGGCGGCGTTTTGCACGTCTACGTCGATAAAGCTTCACCCCAAGGGAACGTGTACTGCAAGTGCCCCACGATAGCCACGGCGGTGGCGTCAGTGAACTCGCTGCACGGCCGCTGGTTCGCGGGGCGCGTGATCACGGCGGCCTACGTGCCCCTCGTCAATTATCATTCCTTGTTCCCCGACGCCATGACGGCACTCACGCTGCTCCTGCCCACGCGCCAGAGATAGAACGCAAAAATGATTACTCGATCTAATGTGCCccgatttaaatataaatatagtgtGTTGGCTTCAttatttagaataaaatattaattttatcatttttgttttACTGGTTTTACAACACCTATAACAGTTTATACTGctatcaatttttttacattatttttaaggtCAATAGTTAATCGTGATAAGTCACCTCTGGGATAACGATTTTCtgactaataaattaaatctagatcgatttttacacaaataaaagtttataattacgATAGGATAACTATGACAAATGaagcaataattaaatttggcctcagttaataaaaatattagtacaaCAATAAATCATAATCAAAAAGATGTTCCaattttatgttatgattACAAAGGGATATGAGAAACATATCCTAATACCATATTCAGAAAAAGTATTTCTAGatgtaccaaaaaaaaaaagaaaacatttcaaGTATGTACTAAAAGTCTGTAAAATGAAGAGGTGCTGTCAGGGTGAATAAAATAACGTCATTGACcccataatatttttttattaaacagcTCTTATCCAATCCACTTCTAAAGTAGCCGGACCTTTTTGTTTGACCGGTTGGTAAACACCTCCATACATTTGAATGCCAATACTTGTTATTTGTGACACATCGAGGGTCTCGTTGTTGTTCACTCTTTTACCTCTGTAATATGCTTTGAATTCTGAAAACGGTAGACTGCGCACAGCAAATTCATCTTTGGGCGCCTGAAATTAATTGTTGtcatatttttagaaaatattaggTTTAGAtacgattttaaaataattaacatattttagtaGCATCATAAACAAAAAGAAGTCTTggttaaaagtttaaattctGAACTTAAGCAATTCGCATTATATTATTGTCCAGTTGAAcgattttaattatgaaaaatatcgaTTCGAGTTGATTGTGctaagtaggtaatttaaaacatcaaaaaaattatatgtattaaatcaATGGTGCTTCTAAACGGGCTATATTTTCCTGCAATATGTGGCTGCAACACAGTGGCCGGAAACATTGCGAGCAATGTCCCGGACACATGTTTGATATTGCAGGCATTGCAGCGAATGGCCGATGTTGTTTTGATAGGTTGCTGGACGATCGCTGAGCTGTCGATTTATCTGCAATGTTGCCCAGCcagttttattgttgtttcaGTCGCTCTCTATTGTTATGACATAGTGCATCATTTTCTACACGACGTGAAGTTATCTGTGAGTGCGGCTGTGCCGTGCCGTGACTAATTGCTATATTCTGTGCAGTTATCACGTTGTTTTGGactgttgatattttttatattatcggATTTtcgatatatcgatattttaaaatatatcaatatcgGAGTTCGATATAtcgaaaaaaaatcgatatttcGATACTTcggctttatttaaaaaaaaatcgtcacAAAAAAATCGTCAAAAAAAATCACGCCTATTGAAGTAAGGTCGAATCCACATTCTCTGCTTTTTCCTTTTTGATTTTTCTCGTAAAACAATATAGGCTGCTGCGACGAGTGTGATTTCGTCAGCCATTGTTGCCGGTTTGTGTGGCCCGTTTAGGAGCCTGCATCATGCGCCATACTATTGCAGACATATTGCAACACATGGCTCGGCCATAGATTGCTCGGCCATCGtggcaataaaatatttttgtgatggCCGGGCAATAAGTTGCCAATAGTGCAGCTACAAATTGCAGAAAAATGGTGTCCCTTcgtccagcatactcaccaTGGAATCCTGATATTTCATGAATGTCAAAAAACTGTTCTGAAATAGTGCTAAATAGTGcccaaaggaaaaaaatagtgctctTGTACTTGCGAAGTTATAGCCATAGTTCGATGAGTATGCTGGACGAAGGTTtcgcccagcatactcacctccGTCCGGAGAATCTGTATACGCTTCAAACATAATTCatacttcaaaaaatagttcCCAAATAGTGCCAAACGGTgcccaaaaagaaaaaacagtgCTCGAATAACTTCGGAGTTACAGGCTTCGTTcagtgagtatgctgggcgtaggttctacgcccagcatactcacctcaGTGCGCGAATATCGAACGAGCTATAGGTACAATTTACGTCTCAAAAAATTGTGCTTGAAATAGTGCCCAATATCAGTCCAATTTTTGCTTGACTTTTGACCTAGAAAACCATTAAATTTGATTGTAAACTTCTACATACATCACATTGAGTACAGtcgaatacaatattattaactttctttctaacaatttttgtcttgtgtaaattattaattgtctaTGTAAGGGAGTATTTACTTTAGAAtcgcaatattattaattacacattattttaataatactttataataatatgattaagcCTTCGCGCGTCGCATGGGACCCCGGTAGCTAGGAAcaatgattttatatattttgtctaGATCACGGCGCTTGAAGGATTAAGATATCAAATGAAGTAAATCATGcatgaaaaataaagttgCTGTTATTAATGCTTACATTACAACtgacaaaattattcaaaataatcattttccGGATCAAGGACGGTACCACAACGTTTACGGAATTGACCTGTATTCCTCATGTGATAAAGTTCAATATAGTGTGGCAGTAATGGATGCACGTACGGTCAATAGGTATGGGGCTTACGACGCGCGGCGCCCGCGACGCAAATGaatatgtttatgtttaaatactagatggcgctgccCTAACATCTTACGATTATTAGACAAGACTGATCTGTATTTTGAAGGTGATAAGGGTCCATTTTGTGTCACAAATCAATCGAAACGAACAAGCGCTTCtcagtttctttgtttgtttacttCGTCGCACATCATTATAATAACGCCGGCTTTTGAGTTTGACTACATAGTGGGTTGCAAAACCAAACAATGTGTTGGTGATGtcattatttacctatataaaattgtgtatcTAGTACGTAATCAATATAGGAGCTGCACCCAAATCAGTaagtatatttcaatttataatagtGGCATTTAactaaattgattttacaCTCATTCATTAATTGCACTGTAAAACTAGGTAGCAAGCGAGttgttttttacaaaaacacgttCATTTTTTCGTTGAATATGACACTGTACACTTAAAATTAAGGACATGCTTaagaagttttaaaaatgggtacctacttagttacttttttaaaggtttgatgtaggtaggtacacacATAATAACGTAATGTAACTTGTTTGTTTATCTAATTGGATCtcaaatacctatttatatacctacttctgCGGAGGCCTGGTTTTATCCTCCAATTCTACTGGAAATGAAACACTGTCTTATTTGCTAGgatataatttacttttcttcaatttttttattacaagctTGTCCTCGTTACCCGTCAGGATCTGTTCTCGTCTTAAGTTCACGTTAGTTACATTTCAATATCGAAATAGGTAGAATCAGTCAGCGCGAGCGTCGGTAGTAAGTATAAACGTAACTATAGAATTAACACAGAtgtattttttagataatatgACGTGAAGTGAAGACTATTACCGATTGTCATCCGGATTTTTcaagatattaattttattggctGCAAATGACTGTTTTTATTCAGACAAACACACAATGCAATGAAGTAATAGACTTCATTTACGCTTAaagtttcattcatttattattatttataaaatatataataatgcatttaatCGAAAGTTTTTGACATGTGAGAAAATACCATAATTATTTCCAATAACATGAAGTCTACAATTagaaagtttaatatttttgtccaAAAACATGTGTCGACGACTGTACCCCATTTTACGTTAGTATGTAgaagtttacattaaaatttaatggttTTCTAAGTCAAAAGTCAAGCAAAAATTGGACTGATATTGGGCACTATTTCAAGCACAATTTTTTGAGACgtaaattatacctatagCTCGTTCGATATTCGCGCACtgaggtgagtatgctgggcgtagaacctacgcccagcatactcactgAACGAAGCTTATAACTCCGAAGTTATTCGAGcactgttttttctttttgggcACCGTTTGGCACTATTTGGgaactattttttgaagtatGAATTATGTTTGAAGCGTATACAGATTCTCCGGACggaggtgagtatgctgggcgaAACCTTCGTCCAGCATACCTACTCATCGAACTATGGCTATAACTTCGCAAGTACAagagcactatttttttcctttgggCACTATTTAGCACTATTTCAGAACAGTTTTTTGACATTCATGAAATATCAGGATTCCAtggtgagtatgctggacgAAGGGACACGAAAAATGTTGCCCGTTTAGAAGCACCACAACACATAGCTCGGCCATAGATTGCTCGGCCATCGtggcaataaaatatttttgtgatggCCGGGCAATAAGTTGCCAATAGTGCAGCTACAAATTGCAGAAAAATGTTGCCCGTTTAGAAGCAccagtatgtacctacctggAAATATTGTTCAAATGAATAATTAGGCTCATCGTTTAAATCTTTATGCCTCAGGACTATTTTAAATCCATTAAACTGTCCTTGACCCCGACACATGATTTGAAGTTTAGTATGGCCAGAAAGATCATAAAATCCAAGGGCACGTATTCCAGCAAATCCAGCTCCATTTAATTGAGGATTCAACAGTGCGAAAAATATAGCTCTTCTAAACTGAGTATTCTGGTGTAATACAAAAACAGCCTTAGACATCCCCACACTTCGAACTGTGTCCGATTGTTCTTGCCAGTCGTATACATCGTCATGTTTTGTGAAGTCGAATAAATATTGTCCTTCATTTGGTGACGTGATATTGCTGGAAATAAAAGTGGagttatgaatttaaaatgaaatgagTTATGTTTCGTATGATAAATGGATTCCAAAGAGAAAACAAATTACTACGTAAATGGATTCATTAACACGTTAACTGTCCAGTGTGCCGAATTGGATACCTAGTAGAAAATGTACACAATATTTTGCTTAATACCTAATTCAAGTTATAGAACAACGATCGATTGTTGACACAGTCTCGAATTCTCGAATAGTGAAACTTTTTCTCTTTAGAGAAAAAgtttataggtacttacttaatataaaagtttataaagaatctacctatattatattatcaatatgAGTTTTTGAAATATAGGTACGGTCTAGCCTAGATAcctaataagttttttttttcttgtacaTACTTTCTTTCACCATACAGTATCACTCGCcttaatacctacctacttacgtTATCGACACGTCGAAATAGTTATGTAGAGATTGATTTATACAAAACATACCTAccatatgtaggtacataacgcGAAAAACATCAAAAAATTTAAGGTCATCAAGAcacaaatatacctacatatggAAATGTTTACTTTCAAGTTTCAATTAATTACACAACGAGAAGTCATGTATAGGAAATAGGTGGGAACAGGTATTGAGCTAACCAATTAACCATTTTgttaggtagtaggtacttaagtaCCCATTTATTCTCTCTATGGCATCAATGTgtagatttatataaaaatgtataacgACATAGGTATTTCAAATATCCAATAGCTATTGATTAGTCTGTGGCTATTGCTAGGCCAGTAAACAGCAATTGATACTTTGCCTTATTGATGAAACACAGGATGATAGTAAGTATAGGTACTGTAACAAGTAATAACCGATACTAATAGTCCTAATTTTAACGCGCCTGTGCTCAATTTATTTGAGAATAAAGACTGAAATTttcagaataaataattttgttactaCAGGTtacctaagtacctattacatcaatagttaggtaggtagttgtagttattaaatatattttgacatCTGTGcctacattaataattaatgctgGTTCTATGACCTACAATCTATATCTATTATATGATTCTTTGTCTCACAAATAGAGCCATTTCTCGTTTGTCGTATTATTTTAGGCCCACTGTAGTTACTATTTTATCACTTATCTACTAGCTTTCGGCCAACGACTgcgcccgcgtagtcaaagaaaatcccgcagagttcccgttcccgtggaatttccgggataaaacataCCCATGTCCTTCATCAGGTCTCCAGCTATCTCTGTACGtttgaagtaaatccatgCAGTACTTTTTGAGTTAGCCcggacatacatacagaccaacagacaaaaattctaaaaactatatttttggtttcGATATCGAGTTTAGTGaattcttcaaaaatattcaatgtaactacagttttgactttcttacgattttataatatgtaccgacctagttacttatatgtataaatatagttacatagatatgtattaaaataaaaaaataataaaacaaaataacatacCTCGTGTCACACAAAACCTTAAAAACACTCACACCATTATGAAAAACCAgagcatataatatgtagacaATATATTTAGACATGATTTAAAAGTTAACTGACAACTATCACATTAATAATACGCAACTGCACTGAACCGATGAAATAATAATCTGTTTATCTACACAAAACACATGAGATGAAAGACATTtactttacaaatattttgttactcAAGTTGTATTtcttatctataattattattgtgttgACGTCTTACGATATCACATACTAACTTGGCACCGCACATgaatatcaaatttatttaaataagtaactaCGTTAGCGCACATAATATAGAGTACTCCACATGTGGGTTACAAAGATACGCAACTAGCAGCCAGTGACCCGGCAATCGGCGAACAAAGGATCGAACTTAGATTATTTGATGTTGTTATGTTATTAcgcaattaattataaatctttgttTCTATCGCTTTATATATGTTTTACTGGTGGTCAAGTAATTATAccgtaaatgtaaaaaaatatgtatgatgTAAGTAACTACCTAGTTGTTAAAAAACAGAAATTGTTCGctatcatataaataaattatgtatatggATTTATATCTTAactcataatatacctaataccttCAACCTAGCTGTTGTCAAAGAATTATAACTAGTAGTTAGCTACTGTTGCCCGCAGTTTCACCCACTTGGgcaaaataaatcttaatatatataaatctcgtgtcacaatgtttgtcctcaatggactcctacaCCACTTAACAAatttcgcacaccatgtgcagttcgatccaatttgagagataggatagtttaaacatgttggtaccacgggcgaagccggggcggaccactagtttccatataaatttttaaggaatagaaaaaaatcgatcacgaggcgggattcgaaaCCGCGTCCTCCATCCAAATCCGGGCGACTTTGGACCAATTTGCAGGAACCCGAGATCTCGCCAGAGCGATCTAATTGGTTCTATACTTTAGTTTTATGTTCCTTAGGGACACAGCGATAACAAggtttttctaatatttataaattatatttataaagcatttcattgccataaaaccaataataaaaaattcatttaattttcatgataaaaaaTTTTCGTCTCTATTTTATCCCCTTGGGGTtgaatttatcaaaattctGAGTTTGAATTGCTGAGTGAATGCCTACATCATAGTGACTCATCTCCAGCTatgtactataataataaaaatcatcaataTCGGTTCACCCTGTCTAGAATTATTTAGTGAcaaacataggtaggtacctagtttcttcttgtgtttttgtattattatattatactagcttttgTTTACGCGAAAtacgaatattatattatgctagcAGAGCTAGCTGcgccctgcggtttcacccgcgtggctacgctcctattggtcttagtgtgatgataaattaaaattataaatagccccccttcctcgatgaatgggctatctaaacaccgaaataatttttcaaattggacctgagattagcgcgttcaaacaaagtaacaaactcatcagctttataatattattcacgGGCTGGTCAAGTGGTCAGTGGTCACCCTGTGGCGACGCTCAATGTAAAGTGATCGAAACGCCTGCGTCGggattaggtatattatggtgaataaatcgtatttaaaattcttaaaaagtataaatggtgaaaaacatacaaaaatatagagATGAGTTGAGAAGTTGCTCCTTTATTTGaagtcttttaaaaatatgctaGTAACACAccgagtaggtaggtagtttgTGGTATAAAAATTGCATTGGAGTCCGTCAGTTTATTGAACTATTGTAAAAGATCTTTGCCTACTTTAAATCATTTGAGGAACTGACTGAACTAGGTACACCTCACTAATGTTTACatagtataatatgtagagtataatatagccttcctgTTCAGCCGGATTGGTACTCCGTACTAGGCACTGgtatttaatacatacctacttatctcacagttcataggtacctataatacaatgtaaagtaggtaggtatttaaccATTCGACTAGAAATATTAATACGCGTTTGTTATTTATGTCTATGAACTTTAACATTATAAactatagtatttatttacaatgctacgtacctacctagataTAAGAACTTAGGTAAGTAGTAATACTTTCTATAGCATTGGGCCTAGTGGAATATGATGAGTCAACTTACCAGTCGTTTAAACAGGAAGACAGTACTTGCTGATCTTGATCAACGTTTGTTAATGCTGCCatacttattttatgaatatctataacaataatttacattGTGCATTACAAAATACGTAGATCGTAGAGATAATTACCTACTAGTAGAAGCCTAGTCATATTATACCTAACAACCAAGGCTACCTATATTATTCAAATGGACATACTTATGCtcgcgttttttttttatcatccttctttatcttttattctttaataaaataattattgataggTAATCTAAGATGTACCTACATCACAAATTAAGTTAAATCAATGTTATTttcatgtaggtatattttcttcataCAATTCGTgagttaaaaatagaaaagtaattctatattatttcGTTTTCGAAGCTTCATGGGAATGACCTTTAGACTCTAACCAAATAGAAGGCAGACCTGTTTTTTAGTTGTTTACCTACTATCCAATGTCCAGTTATAAAATACATCAAATATATGCAAATTAACTAGATGACGAATTTAAAGATACAGTTACAGTTATTTGGcccaaaaataatattttgcagcTATACACttaagaataagaataagtACCTATCTACTTAATCTGAGGTTAAAGCTCTGTTTTTTTACTAAACaagatgttaaaaaaaatactatgaaGGCACTTGATACTagaagtttataaaataggCTCTAAATTTCACTGCTGTGATAGGTACTTCTATAAgaaagtattttttgtttcttcgGAAAGCTTATCATATGTAATGTTCCTTTACCAAtactaaactatttttaatttttatccagTATCAAGTCGGTGCGTGCGGCAATAGTCGCATAATTAAGCGATTGCCGagagtaaattaattaaaataattcaatttgcaCTAAAGAAACAGTCAATCTCATAGAAATAGGTATGAaactttatgatattttcgattaggtactatgaattaaattgtattaaaaatttaaaacataagtaaataaaaatatttgtaggtTTGAAATAGAAATGGGCAATTATGGTTTGAATAGAAAGGCAAgttaagttaaatatttttattcaatattaaaaatgaaaaatatgtaagtatgtatacaaaaaatatatcctaA from Colias croceus chromosome 3, ilColCroc2.1 harbors:
- the LOC123706336 gene encoding uncharacterized protein LOC123706336; protein product: MAALTNVDQDQQVLSSCLNDCNITSPNEGQYLFDFTKHDDVYDWQEQSDTVRSVGMSKAVFVLHQNTQFRRAIFFALLNPQLNGAGFAGIRALGFYDLSGHTKLQIMCRGQGQFNGFKIVLRHKDLNDEPNYSFEQYFQAPKDEFAVRSLPFSEFKAYYRGKRVNNNETLDVSQITSIGIQMYGGVYQPVKQKGPATLEVDWIRAV